One region of Juglans regia cultivar Chandler chromosome 4, Walnut 2.0, whole genome shotgun sequence genomic DNA includes:
- the LOC108980530 gene encoding putative methyltransferase DDB_G0268948 produces the protein MAELFIKQAAQYAEGRPSYPSELFEFIASKTPCQDQAWDVGTGSGQAARHLAGIFKNVIATDTSPKQLAFGPRLPNIRYQQTPQTMSAAELERDIASQSSIDLVTIAQAIHWFDLPIFYQQVKWVLKKPHGVIAAWCYTTPEVNDLVDAVFQPYYTITAGPYWEPPRILVDEKYKTIDFPFEPVDGDDDTGPFDQFVIERLMDLDNYFTYLRSWSAYQIAREKGVELLSDDVIEEFTRAWTEDGQDQKVVKFPIYLRIGRVGNM, from the exons ATGGCAGAGTTGTTCATTAAACAGGCGGCACAGTATGCGGAGGGTCGGCCTAGCTACCCTTCAGAATTGTTTGAATTCATTGCTTCCAAGACACCGTGTCAAGACCAGGCATGGGACGTGGGCACCGGGAGCGGCCAGGCTGCTCGACAT CTAGCTGGGATCTTCAAGAATGTCATAGCCACAGACACAAGCCCAAAACAGTTGGCATTCGGACCAAGGCTACCCAATATAAGATACCAACAGACCCCTCAAACCATGTCTGCAGCCGAGCTTGAACGCGATATTGCATCTCAATCAAGCATCGATCTTGTGACTATTGCACAGGCCATCCACTGGTTTGATCTCCCCATTTTCTACCAACAAGTGAAATGGGTACTCAAAAAACCTCATGGTGTCATAGCTGCATGGTGCTACACCACTCCAGAAGTCAATGACTTAGTTGATGCAGTCTTCCAACCATATTATACCATCACTGCAGGCCCTTATTGGGAGCCACCACGTATATTGGTGGATGAGAAGTACAAGACCATTGATTTTCCATTCGAGCCTGTGGATGGAGATGATGACACGGGGCCATTTGATCAGTTTGTAATCGAGAGATTGATGGATTTAGATAACTATTTTACATACTTAAGATCCTGGTCTGCGTATCAAATAGCGAGGGAGAAGGGTGTGGAGCTTTTGAGCGATGATGTGATTGAGGAGTTTACGCGTGCTTGGACTGAAGATGGACAAGACCAGAAGGTTGTGAAGTTTCCAATTTATCTGAGGATTGGAAGAGTGGGGAATATGTAA
- the LOC108980531 gene encoding UPF0481 protein At3g47200-like: MAGTEHVISMEESLSRKVGFVRKEAVETSRPGQRMIQIEEEASSTSKIRKANLEKLKEAGTKITRNPDDPNTTPKIQEVPALLRGHQNFKKYFEPRVVSLGPIHHGKKEYQAAEDFKLGMTCKFVEDSGKSAEVLHWKIARNIKQLKLLFNDKVAEKYDDETLAWMLFVDGCAVLQSIHCVVNQELIKKLKIKNDQVAFAQQDLFLLENQLPYKLLSDLMDSSAKKKDLENSIQTFVRRMAHDRVKDVGKAGETNVTPIHLLDLLRTRLVGKSTTAAKRGGEQDPQSYRNVQELRAAGIYVKPAQTSLLTRISFEYGFLNFFPGFLRLPLITVDDSTGPKFFNLIAYEMCSDFDNDCGITSYIAFLDSLIDNPGDVKLLRNAGILHNLLGSDEEVAELFNEIGTDLVPDSAAYGDVKKEIQSYYRNQWMTWFAQVIHEHFSSPWTIVAFIGVILGLGLSAVQAFYAIKGDES; this comes from the coding sequence ATGGCCGGAACAGAGCATGTCATATCCATGGAGGAGTCACTCTCCAGGAAGGTTGGTTTTGTCAGAAAAGAAGCTGTTGAAACAAGCAGACCGGGGCAGCGCATGATTCAAATCGAAGAGGAAGCGAGTTCCACATCCAAGATTAGGAAAGCAAATCTTGAGAAACTAAAGGAAGCAGGGACCAAGATTACGCGAAATCCAGATGATCCGAACACTACGCCAAAAATACAAGAGGTTCCGGCCTTGCTGCGTGGacaccaaaatttcaaaaagtacTTTGAGCCAAGGGTGGTATCACTCGGTCCTATCCATCATGGGAAGAAGGAATACCAGGCAGCAGAGGACTTCAAGCTTGGAATGACATGCAAATTCGTGGAGGACAGTGGCAAGTCGGCTGAAGTTTTGCACTGGAAAATTGCGAGGAATATCAAGCAACTGAAGCTGCTCTTCAATGACAAGGTGGCCGAGAAGTATGATGATGAGACCCTCGCCTGGATGCTGTTTGTGGATGGGTGTGCAGTGTTGCAATCCATACACTGTGTAGTTAACCAAGAATTGATCAAAAAGTTGAAGATAAAAAACGACCAGGTGGCCTTTGCGCAACAGGATTTGTTCTTGTTGGAGAACCAACTTCCTTATAAACTCCTCTCGGATTTAATGGATTCCAGcgcaaagaaaaaagatttggaGAATTCGATCCAAACTTTCGTGCGTCGAATGGCGCATGATAGGGTAAAAGACGTTGGTAAAGCTGGAGAAACCAATGTAACGCCGATCCATCTTCTCGATCTCCTCCGGACAAGACTCGTAGGCAAAAGTACTACGGCGGCCAAAAGAGGCGGCGAACAGGACCCCCAGTCGTATCGCAACGTGCAGGAACTCAGAGCAGCAGGAATATATGTGAAGCCAGCTCAAACTAGTTTGTTGACAAGGATAAGTTTCGAATATGGATTCCTCAACTTCTTCCCGGGATTCCTCCGGCTGCCTCTAATAACAGTTGATGACTCAACGGGGCCCAAGTTTTTCAACTTGATAGCCTACGAGATGTGTTCAGATTTTGACAATGACTGCGGGATCACCTCATACATAGCCTTCCTGGATTCACTCATCGATAATCCTGGGGACGTGAAGTTGCTAAGGAATGCGGGCATACTCCACAACCTGCTCGGCAGCGATGAAGAAGTGGCTGAACTCTTCAACGAGATAGGCACCGACTTGGTGCCCGACTCCGCAGCATATGGCGATGTCAAAAAGGAGATTCAGAGTTACTACCGCAATCAGTGGATGACCTGGTTTGCTCAAGTCATACACGAACATTTCAGCAGCCCCTGGACGATCGTGGCTTTTATTGGTGTAATATTAGGACTTGGTCTATCTGCCGTACAAGCTTTCTACGCAATCAAAGGTGATGAAAGTTAG
- the LOC108999337 gene encoding uncharacterized protein LOC108999337, with amino-acid sequence MKGQFSLSNTSITSRFIGLEDNRPSVGQTESPATSSGVEEIHPDSPDAEEIECGSAGTSEKVQMDGDDDPVSGMKFNSLEDLISYYKEYGKKRGFEVMTKRSERGDDQTVRYVTLACARGGKAWNRTINVANPRPTGKTECKAKINALKVADGKFRLTTIHNIHNHGFNPKKSRFFRCNREVSGSVKRVLDTNDLAGIKMNKSFGILVVGAGGFENLPFLEKDCRNYIDKA; translated from the coding sequence ATGAAAGGCCAGTTTTCTCTCAGTAATACCTCCATTACAAGCAGATTTATTGGTTTGGAGGATAATAGACCCTCAGTTGGGCAAACTGAATCGCCAGCTACATCTTCTGGAGTTGAAGAAATTCATCCTGATAGCCCAGATGCAGAAGAAATCGAGTGTGGTAGTGCCGGAACATCAGAGAAAGTGCAAatggatggtgatgatgatcCAGTTTCGGGGATGAAGTTTAATTCCTTAGAAGATTTAATAAGTTACTATAAGGAATATGGTAAGAAACGTGGGTTTGAGGTGATGACAAAAAGGAGTGAGAGGGGAGATGATCAGACTGTTAGATATGTCACCCTTGCCTGTGCCCGTGGAGGGAAGGCCTGGAATAGGACTATAAATGTCGCCAACCCACGTCCGACAGGAAAGACGGAATGTAAGGCAaaaattaatgccttaaaagttgcTGATGGAAAGTTTCGACTGACTACAATTCACAATATCCACAACCACGGTTTCAATCCAAAGAAATCTCGcttctttcgatgtaatagagaagtgagtggATCTGTTAAAAGGGTCCTAGATACGAATGATTTGGCCGGCATCAAgatgaataagagtttcggGATTCTTGTTGTTGGTGCGGGAGGTTTTGAGAACCTCCCGTTTTTGGAAAAGGATTGTCGTAACTATATCGACAAGGCATGA